One window of the Acidobacteriota bacterium genome contains the following:
- a CDS encoding co-chaperone GroES yields MAKLTPLHDRILVRRIDEGETVRGGIIIPDTAKEKPQEGEVIAVGSGKKNDKGERQPVDVKEGDRILFGKYAGNEIKIDNEEFLIIREEEVLGILSGVAKSVRKAS; encoded by the coding sequence ATGGCAAAGTTGACCCCGTTGCATGACCGCATTCTGGTTCGCCGCATTGACGAGGGCGAAACCGTTCGTGGCGGCATCATCATTCCCGACACTGCGAAGGAAAAGCCGCAGGAGGGTGAAGTGATCGCCGTTGGCTCAGGAAAGAAGAACGATAAGGGCGAAAGACAGCCCGTCGATGTGAAGGAAGGCGATCGCATTCTCTTCGGCAAATACGCCGGTAATGAGATCAAGATCGACAACGAAGAATTCCTGATCATCCGCGAAGAGGAAGTGCTCGGCATCCTGTCTGGCGTTGCCAAATCAGTAAGGAAGGCAAGCTAG
- a CDS encoding glycosyl transferase family 2, which produces MSLLSPTLLSLALFAPHGLIHYFKSHFGDIRINGFGFKGLYRLNSFDLALLIPYFIVLFVLASYGIHRYVLVYLYYKHRRNKVEDSPTRFTELPRITVQLPIFNEQFVIDRLVDAVCRMEYPREKLDIQVLDDSTDETVEVASAVVERYAALGYPITYHHRRNRYGFKAGALQEGMKAAKGEFIAIFDADFVPPEDWLMRVVHHFADPEIGMVQTRWTHLNRDYSFLTNVEAILLDGHFVLEHGARSRSHVFFNFNGTAGMWRRQAIEDAAGWQHDTLTEDTDLSYRSQLKGWKFKYLQDVECPAELPIEMTAFKTQQARWAKGLIQTAKKILPAVLRSNVPFRIKTEAWYHLTANISYPFMVVLSTLLLPAMIIRFYQGWFQMLVIDLPLFMASTFSISSFYLVSQKELFPRRWPKTFLYLPFLMALGIGLTVTNTRAVMEALFGIKSSFKRTPKYRVQAKGEKSIAARKYRKRLGFVPWIELLIGTYFAATVYYALSNENYITVPFLLIFVLGYWYTGLMSLLQGRFERFRGLPEPQSTKPFPVGV; this is translated from the coding sequence ATGTCTCTCCTTTCCCCCACACTTCTGAGCCTCGCTCTATTTGCCCCTCATGGGCTCATACACTACTTCAAGAGTCACTTTGGCGACATCAGGATCAATGGCTTTGGCTTCAAGGGGCTGTATCGGCTCAACAGTTTCGATTTAGCGCTTCTGATTCCGTATTTCATCGTCCTATTCGTTCTTGCCTCGTACGGTATTCACCGCTACGTGCTGGTCTATCTCTATTACAAGCACCGCAGGAACAAGGTGGAGGATTCGCCGACTCGCTTTACCGAACTGCCCCGCATCACGGTCCAGCTTCCGATCTTCAACGAGCAATTCGTGATCGACCGTTTAGTAGACGCCGTCTGCAGGATGGAATATCCACGCGAGAAGCTCGATATCCAGGTGCTCGACGATTCGACGGACGAGACTGTCGAGGTCGCAAGTGCCGTCGTGGAGCGCTATGCAGCATTGGGATATCCGATTACCTATCATCATCGAAGGAATCGCTACGGATTCAAGGCCGGAGCTCTGCAGGAAGGAATGAAGGCGGCCAAGGGCGAGTTCATCGCCATTTTTGACGCCGACTTTGTGCCGCCGGAAGACTGGTTGATGCGCGTTGTCCATCACTTCGCCGATCCCGAAATAGGAATGGTGCAGACGCGGTGGACCCACCTGAATCGCGATTATTCTTTCCTGACCAACGTCGAAGCAATTCTGCTGGATGGGCACTTCGTCCTGGAGCATGGTGCACGCTCCCGCAGTCACGTGTTTTTCAACTTCAATGGCACGGCAGGCATGTGGCGGCGGCAGGCAATCGAAGACGCCGCCGGATGGCAGCACGACACGCTGACGGAAGACACCGATCTCTCGTATCGCAGCCAGCTCAAAGGCTGGAAGTTCAAGTATCTGCAAGATGTCGAATGCCCTGCTGAGCTTCCTATCGAGATGACCGCCTTCAAAACGCAGCAGGCACGTTGGGCAAAGGGACTGATCCAGACCGCCAAGAAGATTCTTCCTGCTGTGCTGCGCTCAAATGTGCCCTTCCGGATAAAGACTGAGGCCTGGTATCACTTGACGGCAAATATCAGTTATCCCTTTATGGTTGTGCTGTCAACGCTGCTGCTGCCGGCGATGATCATCCGCTTTTATCAGGGGTGGTTCCAGATGCTGGTGATCGACCTGCCGCTGTTTATGGCGTCGACATTCTCGATCTCTTCTTTTTATCTGGTATCACAGAAAGAATTGTTCCCTCGACGCTGGCCCAAGACTTTTCTCTACCTGCCATTTCTCATGGCGCTCGGCATTGGCCTTACGGTTACGAACACTCGAGCGGTTATGGAAGCTCTGTTCGGAATAAAATCTTCATTCAAGCGCACGCCGAAATATCGTGTGCAGGCGAAGGGCGAGAAGTCGATCGCAGCACGCAAGTATCGCAAGCGCCTGGGCTTCGTTCCCTGGATCGAACTTCTGATTGGGACGTATTTTGCAGCAACCGTGTACTACGCCTTGAGCAACGAGAATTACATCACCGTCCCCTTCCTTCTGATCTTCGTTCTTGGGTATTGGTACACGGGACTGATGTCGTTGCTGCAGGGACGCTTCGAGCGTTTCCGTGGTCTCCCAGAACCACAGAGCACAAAACCATTTCCAGTCGGTGTCTAA
- a CDS encoding short-chain dehydrogenase gives MVLEKRVAAITGAAQGIGRRTAEALAERGYCLALNDLRMPHETIQSIQSRGGEAIGFAGNIADESVVDEFVRGSYDAWGQTDVLINNAGISFIAAAEATSGNDYRRVLEVNLVAPFLLSKAFGNKMLAAGHGSIVNVASIAGLVGISDRAAYNASKHGLIGLTRTLAAEWGGRGIRVNAVCPGWVKTEMDAVDQARGTYTEDDITSRIPLGRFATPDDIALAIAFLADDKQSGFINGHCLTVDGGWTADGSWESLRRSHRSAGH, from the coding sequence TTGGTCCTCGAGAAACGAGTAGCGGCAATTACCGGCGCGGCGCAAGGCATCGGACGCCGGACCGCCGAGGCCTTGGCGGAGAGAGGCTACTGTCTTGCGCTTAATGATTTGCGCATGCCCCACGAAACGATCCAGTCGATTCAGTCAAGGGGCGGGGAGGCTATCGGTTTTGCGGGAAATATTGCCGATGAGTCTGTTGTGGATGAATTCGTCCGCGGTTCGTACGACGCCTGGGGCCAAACGGACGTTTTGATCAACAATGCAGGCATCAGCTTTATCGCCGCGGCTGAGGCCACTTCGGGAAACGACTATCGTCGCGTGCTGGAAGTGAACTTAGTCGCGCCGTTTCTTCTCTCGAAGGCCTTCGGCAATAAAATGCTGGCTGCAGGTCACGGTTCGATCGTCAATGTAGCCTCTATAGCTGGGCTCGTAGGTATCTCGGACAGGGCGGCATACAACGCCTCGAAGCACGGACTTATCGGTCTGACGCGGACGCTTGCCGCAGAATGGGGTGGGAGAGGCATACGCGTAAACGCCGTCTGCCCAGGCTGGGTGAAGACCGAGATGGATGCTGTGGATCAAGCGCGCGGCACGTACACAGAGGACGACATCACGAGCCGCATACCCTTGGGACGCTTCGCGACGCCCGATGATATCGCACTTGCAATCGCATTTCTTGCCGACGATAAGCAGAGCGGATTCATTAACGGGCACTGCCTCACGGTCGATGGTGGCTGGACCGCTGATGGGAGTTGGGAATCGCTGCGCCGGAGCCATCGCTCTGCAGGTCACTAA
- a CDS encoding DoxX family protein encodes MARKVIYWLTTGLVAAMSAFAAYAYLTKSPQAVQGFAHVGYPQQLRVLLGIAKLLGAIALVVPGLPKLKEWAYAGFTFAWIAACVAHYLAKDGAEAFLPLVLLVLLAISYVTRPAGRQWRATVTA; translated from the coding sequence ATGGCACGAAAAGTAATTTACTGGCTTACGACCGGTTTGGTGGCCGCGATGTCGGCATTTGCAGCTTACGCTTACCTCACGAAGAGTCCGCAAGCGGTACAAGGTTTTGCTCACGTCGGCTATCCGCAACAATTGCGGGTTCTACTTGGCATCGCCAAACTTCTGGGCGCAATCGCGCTGGTCGTACCCGGGCTGCCGAAGCTCAAAGAATGGGCTTATGCCGGCTTCACATTCGCTTGGATCGCTGCCTGTGTCGCCCACTATCTCGCAAAAGACGGCGCAGAAGCCTTCCTGCCGCTGGTGCTACTGGTGCTTCTGGCGATCTCGTACGTAACGCGTCCAGCGGGTCGGCAATGGAGGGCCACGGTGACAGCGTAG
- a CDS encoding nicotinamide mononucleotide transporter produces the protein MVKWTELLGFVTGAICVWLQVKENVWNWPAGIANNIFYVVVFWRSGLYADSLLQWFYISISIYGWWNWLRGGVAHSELKISRTSQSGMLVYVALTAAGTILFHELLRRYTNSTVPFWDGLTTAMSLTAQYMLTRKVVENWWWWIAVDVIYIALYVYKHLYLTSLLYAIFLAMCIAGWREWQRRMTNLPASESKQVLA, from the coding sequence ATGGTGAAGTGGACCGAGCTTCTGGGATTCGTTACCGGAGCAATCTGCGTCTGGCTGCAGGTGAAGGAGAACGTCTGGAACTGGCCTGCTGGAATCGCCAATAACATCTTCTATGTCGTCGTTTTCTGGCGGTCGGGGTTGTACGCGGACTCGCTGTTGCAGTGGTTCTACATCTCGATCTCGATCTATGGCTGGTGGAATTGGTTACGTGGCGGGGTGGCGCATTCGGAGCTGAAAATAAGTCGCACCTCGCAAAGTGGCATGCTTGTTTATGTCGCACTCACTGCTGCAGGCACCATCCTCTTCCATGAGCTCTTACGCCGATACACTAACAGCACAGTCCCATTCTGGGACGGACTCACAACGGCCATGAGTCTTACTGCTCAATACATGCTCACTCGGAAAGTCGTCGAGAACTGGTGGTGGTGGATTGCGGTTGACGTAATTTACATTGCCCTCTACGTCTACAAGCACCTGTATCTGACCAGCTTGCTCTACGCGATATTTCTGGCAATGTGCATCGCAGGTTGGCGCGAGTGGCAGCGCAGGATGACGAATCTTCCGGCGTCCGAGAGTAAACAAGTGCTTGCATGA
- the mqnC gene encoding dehypoxanthine futalosine cyclase encodes MSLTRQQALDMFRSDDLIGVGMEADAVRRKLHPEGVVTYIIDRNINYTNFCTEYCSFCAFYRPLKGKLAAEGYILDFDTIYEKIRETLELGGTGVLMQGGLHPDLKIDWFERLLRGIKERFPKVHLHCFSASEIIAIAEYSELTIRDTIMRLRDAGLDSIPGGGAEILDDDVRHRIARLKCLTGDWLNVHRTAHQLGMRTTATMMFGVGESFEQRINHFQVVYDLQQETGGFTAFIPWSFQPKNTALGGRRWDEATSVEYLKLLAISRLFLDNIENVQASWVTQGLKVLQLGLRFGGNDVGSVMLEENVVRAAGTSNCTTEEELRHIIRDAGFKPVQRDTLYRTMFLN; translated from the coding sequence ATGTCCCTGACCCGACAGCAAGCTCTCGATATGTTCCGCTCCGATGATCTGATTGGCGTCGGCATGGAAGCCGATGCCGTGCGGCGCAAGCTGCATCCGGAAGGCGTGGTTACCTACATCATCGATCGCAACATTAACTACACCAACTTTTGCACCGAGTACTGCTCGTTCTGCGCTTTCTATCGTCCATTGAAGGGTAAGTTGGCTGCTGAGGGGTACATCCTCGATTTCGACACGATTTACGAAAAGATACGAGAGACCCTGGAACTGGGCGGCACGGGTGTGCTCATGCAAGGCGGCTTGCATCCGGATTTGAAGATCGACTGGTTCGAGCGACTGCTGCGCGGAATCAAAGAACGTTTTCCCAAAGTCCATCTGCATTGCTTTTCGGCCTCGGAAATCATTGCTATCGCCGAGTACAGCGAGCTCACGATTCGCGATACCATCATGCGGCTGCGGGACGCCGGCCTCGATTCCATTCCGGGAGGAGGCGCCGAGATCCTCGACGACGACGTTCGCCATCGCATTGCGCGACTCAAATGCCTGACCGGCGACTGGCTAAACGTCCATCGCACGGCGCATCAACTCGGCATGCGCACTACGGCAACCATGATGTTCGGCGTTGGCGAGAGCTTCGAGCAGCGTATCAATCACTTCCAGGTCGTTTACGATCTGCAACAAGAGACTGGCGGATTCACCGCGTTCATTCCATGGAGCTTCCAGCCGAAGAACACCGCTCTCGGCGGACGCAGATGGGACGAGGCCACCTCTGTCGAGTATCTAAAGCTCTTGGCGATCTCACGGCTCTTTCTCGACAACATCGAAAATGTGCAGGCTAGTTGGGTGACGCAAGGTTTGAAGGTTCTGCAGCTTGGATTGCGTTTCGGGGGCAATGATGTTGGCTCCGTGATGCTGGAAGAAAATGTCGTGCGCGCCGCGGGAACTTCAAATTGCACAACGGAAGAAGAGCTGCGTCACATCATCCGCGACGCAGGATTTAAACCTGTGCAGAGAGACACGCTGTATCGAACGATGTTCCTGAACTAA
- a CDS encoding N-acetyltransferase, with translation MNILGKPAAPTLVTSGRFEIEQDDAVAFLEYSLAGKVLELIHTEVPQTMQGTGAGSSLVRSALEWAREHNVKVDVICPFATQYIKKNPEYSDLLLH, from the coding sequence ATGAACATCTTGGGCAAACCAGCCGCGCCCACGCTGGTCACGAGCGGGCGTTTCGAAATCGAACAAGATGACGCTGTGGCTTTTCTCGAATATTCACTGGCCGGCAAGGTTCTCGAGCTCATCCATACTGAAGTTCCTCAAACGATGCAGGGCACCGGCGCGGGTTCGTCTCTCGTGCGGTCCGCATTGGAGTGGGCACGAGAGCACAATGTGAAAGTGGATGTCATTTGTCCGTTCGCCACTCAATACATCAAGAAAAATCCAGAGTATTCGGATCTACTGCTGCACTAA
- the aspA gene encoding aspartate ammonia-lyase (catalyzes the formation of fumarate from aspartate), which produces MSTAPSIGTRLEKDSIGPKEIPAHVYYGIQTARAVENYPISGMRAHATLIRAIAMIKRASAEANKELGLVDAKVADAIIAAAQEVIDGKWDREFVVDVFQAGAGVSFHMNSNEVIANRAEEILGGRLGEYKRVHPNDHVNYGQSTNDVFPTAMRLATLIELEKLYPVLDAIAGSFDKKGKEFWEVMKSGRTHMQDAVPIRLGQEFAAYGLTIRKATANIRSNSEDLHELGLGGSAVGTGINTHPDYRGLAIAKLMRISGQKLMPAVDMRWAMQSNAPMAEISAALRNLALEIIRISNDIRLLSSGPNTGFAEIYLPALQPGSSIMPGKINPVMPELAAMVSFQIVGNDTAVAMAVQGGQLELNVMMPTMTYSVLQSITIMTNMLRQFDKFCISGLTVNKERCRFYAESTVSLATALNPYIGYQKAAEIVKESVATGKSIIDIARSRGLLKEDEIAKILDPVNMTEPQRPLEAAKQREAIKAR; this is translated from the coding sequence ATGTCCACGGCCCCTTCCATTGGCACTCGTCTTGAGAAAGACTCCATTGGCCCAAAAGAGATTCCGGCGCATGTCTATTACGGCATACAGACTGCGCGCGCGGTGGAGAATTATCCTATTTCGGGAATGCGGGCGCACGCGACGCTGATCCGCGCTATTGCCATGATCAAGCGAGCATCTGCGGAAGCCAACAAGGAGCTTGGGCTGGTAGACGCGAAGGTTGCCGACGCCATCATTGCTGCCGCACAGGAGGTGATCGACGGCAAATGGGACCGCGAGTTTGTGGTTGATGTCTTTCAGGCGGGCGCCGGCGTCAGCTTCCACATGAATTCGAACGAGGTAATCGCCAATCGCGCCGAAGAGATCCTCGGCGGCAGGCTGGGCGAGTACAAACGAGTTCATCCCAACGACCACGTCAACTATGGGCAATCGACGAACGACGTCTTCCCTACCGCGATGCGCCTGGCCACACTCATCGAATTGGAGAAACTCTATCCAGTGCTCGACGCGATCGCTGGGAGCTTCGACAAGAAGGGCAAAGAATTCTGGGAAGTGATGAAGTCCGGCCGCACCCACATGCAGGACGCGGTGCCAATTCGGCTCGGCCAGGAATTCGCTGCCTATGGGCTTACGATTCGGAAAGCCACAGCCAATATCCGTTCTAATTCCGAAGACTTGCATGAACTCGGGCTTGGCGGCTCGGCTGTGGGCACTGGAATCAACACACATCCTGACTATCGTGGACTTGCCATCGCAAAGCTCATGCGCATCTCCGGACAGAAACTCATGCCCGCGGTGGACATGCGCTGGGCCATGCAATCGAATGCACCCATGGCCGAGATTTCAGCTGCGCTGCGGAACCTTGCTCTGGAGATAATTCGCATCTCGAATGACATTCGCCTGCTATCGTCAGGTCCCAATACGGGATTCGCCGAAATTTATTTGCCCGCACTTCAACCAGGATCATCGATCATGCCCGGCAAGATCAATCCCGTAATGCCGGAGCTGGCGGCGATGGTTTCTTTCCAGATAGTAGGGAACGACACCGCGGTCGCCATGGCCGTTCAGGGGGGACAGCTCGAACTAAACGTAATGATGCCGACGATGACCTACAGTGTGCTGCAGTCGATCACGATCATGACCAACATGCTTCGCCAGTTCGACAAGTTCTGCATTAGCGGGCTGACCGTCAACAAAGAGCGCTGCCGGTTCTATGCGGAAAGCACCGTGTCGCTGGCGACGGCGTTGAATCCATACATCGGATATCAGAAGGCTGCGGAGATCGTGAAGGAGTCGGTGGCGACCGGAAAGTCGATTATCGACATCGCCCGTTCCCGAGGACTTCTAAAAGAAGACGAGATCGCCAAAATCCTCGACCCGGTAAACATGACCGAGCCACAGCGCCCGCTTGAGGCTGCGAAGCAGCGAGAGGCGATCAAGGCGCGTTAG
- a CDS encoding peptidase M24 produces MRLRTPLLLLVFLFLTSFSLIALERQDASAYHARRVALSQKTNGGLVVLFAPVERSDEIFGFHQESNFYYLTGWTEPGAALLIAPAVEAKGEATGGHPYIEILFLPARNLTEERWLGPKLGPGDAEVTKITGFDRVEPLDKMHDELTTVLSAGRAPVYSDLGSYDQDSASTEPLAWLRRGQAFGGAGGFQEAKRLIAQLRTLKDQGEIDLVVKATRASMAGHVAALKAIHPGVGEREIQALMQYEYQRRGCERSAYAPIVGSGFNSTVLHYSADSGTMQSGDVVVMDVAGECSMYASDITRTAPVNGRFTARQREIYNVVLGAQQAAMQAFKAGVSHIGRGGSDSLDKVARDYIDSHGKDLHGGSLGKYFIHGLGHYVGLDVHDAGDYTVPLDKGMVFTIEPGIYIPEEKLGVRIEDIYYVDQQGNLVQITKDLPHTAEEVEAAMKGK; encoded by the coding sequence ATGCGACTACGAACTCCTCTTCTTCTCCTTGTTTTTCTTTTTTTAACTTCCTTCTCACTCATAGCGCTCGAACGCCAGGATGCAAGCGCATACCACGCACGACGCGTCGCATTGTCGCAAAAAACGAACGGTGGCCTCGTGGTCTTGTTCGCCCCGGTGGAGCGGTCTGATGAGATTTTTGGATTCCATCAGGAATCAAACTTCTATTACCTCACGGGCTGGACCGAACCCGGAGCCGCGCTCCTCATTGCGCCCGCAGTGGAAGCCAAGGGCGAAGCCACCGGTGGCCATCCATATATAGAGATCCTATTTCTCCCTGCGCGCAACTTGACCGAGGAGAGGTGGCTTGGACCTAAGTTGGGACCGGGCGATGCCGAGGTCACAAAGATCACGGGCTTCGACCGTGTTGAGCCGCTCGACAAAATGCACGACGAGCTCACGACTGTGCTAAGTGCAGGACGTGCGCCGGTGTATTCCGATTTGGGAAGTTACGACCAGGACTCGGCTTCCACCGAGCCTCTTGCATGGTTGCGTCGCGGGCAAGCCTTTGGCGGGGCGGGCGGCTTCCAGGAGGCGAAGCGGCTGATCGCGCAGCTGCGCACTTTGAAAGATCAGGGCGAGATCGATCTTGTAGTGAAAGCCACGCGAGCTTCCATGGCCGGACACGTTGCCGCGCTGAAGGCGATCCATCCCGGAGTCGGCGAACGGGAGATTCAAGCACTCATGCAATATGAATACCAGCGCCGCGGATGCGAGCGTTCTGCCTATGCTCCAATCGTAGGCTCCGGGTTCAACTCCACCGTGCTCCACTACTCTGCTGATTCGGGAACGATGCAGTCTGGTGATGTTGTCGTGATGGATGTTGCCGGCGAGTGTTCCATGTATGCCTCCGACATTACGCGAACCGCTCCCGTGAACGGTCGCTTCACGGCTAGACAGCGCGAAATCTACAACGTTGTTCTCGGCGCACAACAAGCGGCGATGCAGGCCTTCAAAGCCGGCGTCTCGCATATCGGACGCGGAGGCTCGGACTCGCTCGACAAAGTTGCGCGGGATTACATTGATTCCCACGGCAAGGACCTGCATGGCGGTTCTCTTGGGAAATACTTCATTCACGGACTGGGCCATTACGTCGGCCTCGATGTACATGACGCGGGCGACTACACCGTACCGCTGGACAAGGGCATGGTATTCACGATCGAGCCGGGGATTTACATTCCCGAAGAGAAGTTGGGCGTGCGTATTGAAGACATTTATTACGTAGACCAGCAAGGGAATCTCGTGCAGATTACGAAAGACCTGCCCCATACCGCTGAAGAGGTGGAAGCCGCGATGAAGGGGAAGTAA
- a CDS encoding S9 family peptidase — protein MKNFVWLMLLGTSFAVSGPNDRQITDSKSVTAQQNANAKPVQVEDLFLTRLIYDAAWSPDGKEIELSTTLTGRANLWKVAANGSWPIQLAQSDDRQQEGQWSPDSKWIAFTQDKGGNELWDIYLISSNGAQLTNLTNTPDVREESPRWSRDGKWLGCVVKPKEAPSYNVAVLELATRQLRQLTHEEDPQYTWSVVDWSRDGKTLYANRGDLVGTDTDIYAIDVVSGKASNLTPHTGKSSHAGSSVSPNGRQILLASNEKGGFENVALLDVASKKITWVTDTQWEASPGEFSPDSVHFTYDINQDGRREVYLGDLHGQSRKLSMPEGINAFYGPQHFSPDGKSIMIAHAGSNTPADLWIYDTSTDQARQLTHSALASLNPQNLPQSQIVHYKSFDGKIISAFLYLPFNLKRDGSNPGVLYPHGGPTGQSQDSFNRTINALVSRGYIVIAPNPRGSSGYGIDFQKANYQDLGNGDLKDDMAAVQFVLDTGYADPKKVGVIGGSYGGYTTLMAVGKYPQTFAVAVDLFGPLDWFTMMKNSDPLLRQYIVSLLGDPEKNRKVYEDTSPITYIANIKAPLLVLQGENDPRVPKEETDQVVDMLKKRGNVVDVHYYPAEGHGFAKRENQIDSIKRTLDWFQKYLPTGAGAERASSGR, from the coding sequence ATGAAAAATTTCGTGTGGTTAATGCTGCTAGGGACATCATTCGCGGTTTCCGGTCCCAATGACCGGCAGATCACGGATTCAAAATCGGTCACTGCACAGCAAAATGCGAATGCCAAACCAGTGCAGGTGGAAGATCTTTTCTTGACGCGTCTAATCTATGATGCGGCCTGGTCTCCCGATGGCAAGGAGATCGAGCTCAGTACCACACTTACAGGGCGCGCCAATCTTTGGAAGGTAGCCGCCAACGGAAGTTGGCCAATACAACTCGCGCAATCCGATGACAGGCAGCAGGAAGGACAGTGGTCCCCGGACAGCAAATGGATTGCGTTCACCCAGGACAAAGGTGGCAATGAGCTCTGGGATATCTATCTGATCTCAAGCAACGGAGCGCAGCTCACGAACCTGACGAATACTCCAGACGTGAGGGAGGAGTCGCCTCGGTGGTCGCGTGATGGCAAGTGGCTGGGTTGCGTCGTCAAACCCAAAGAAGCTCCTTCCTACAATGTGGCAGTCCTTGAGCTAGCAACTCGCCAGCTGCGCCAGCTCACGCACGAGGAGGATCCGCAGTACACATGGTCCGTCGTCGATTGGAGTCGTGATGGCAAAACTCTGTACGCAAATCGCGGCGATCTAGTAGGCACCGACACCGATATCTATGCCATCGATGTCGTTTCGGGAAAGGCGAGCAACCTAACGCCCCATACGGGGAAGTCATCGCACGCCGGCAGCTCGGTTTCACCCAATGGCCGTCAGATTTTGCTCGCCTCGAATGAGAAAGGCGGATTCGAGAATGTTGCCTTGCTCGATGTTGCCAGCAAAAAGATAACCTGGGTGACCGACACGCAATGGGAGGCGAGTCCCGGCGAGTTCTCGCCAGACAGCGTGCATTTCACTTATGACATCAATCAGGATGGGCGCAGAGAGGTGTATCTCGGCGATCTCCACGGGCAATCCCGAAAGCTCAGCATGCCGGAGGGTATTAACGCCTTCTACGGTCCTCAACACTTCTCGCCCGATGGCAAGAGCATCATGATCGCTCATGCCGGATCGAATACCCCAGCCGACCTTTGGATCTACGACACCAGCACCGACCAGGCCCGGCAACTAACGCATTCCGCCCTGGCCAGTCTGAATCCGCAGAATCTGCCGCAATCACAGATCGTTCACTATAAGAGCTTCGATGGAAAAATCATCAGCGCATTTTTGTACCTGCCGTTCAATCTAAAGCGCGACGGATCAAATCCCGGGGTGTTGTACCCACATGGTGGTCCCACCGGCCAATCGCAAGACAGTTTCAACCGAACCATAAATGCTCTGGTCTCTCGCGGCTATATCGTGATCGCGCCAAATCCGCGGGGTTCAAGCGGCTACGGCATCGATTTTCAGAAAGCCAACTATCAGGACCTGGGAAACGGTGATCTGAAAGACGACATGGCGGCCGTTCAGTTTGTTCTTGACACTGGCTATGCCGATCCCAAAAAGGTAGGGGTAATCGGAGGCTCATATGGCGGATACACGACGTTGATGGCAGTAGGCAAGTATCCCCAAACCTTTGCCGTCGCGGTTGATCTGTTCGGCCCGCTGGATTGGTTCACGATGATGAAGAACTCTGATCCCTTGCTGCGGCAATACATCGTTAGCCTGCTGGGAGATCCGGAGAAAAATCGCAAGGTTTATGAAGATACGTCACCGATTACGTACATAGCCAACATCAAAGCGCCGCTGCTGGTGCTGCAGGGCGAAAATGATCCCCGTGTCCCAAAAGAGGAGACAGACCAGGTTGTCGACATGCTGAAAAAACGCGGAAACGTAGTCGATGTTCACTACTATCCCGCCGAGGGACACGGTTTTGCCAAGCGCGAGAATCAGATCGACTCCATTAAACGGACGCTGGATTGGTTCCAGAAGTATCTACCTACAGGAGCTGGCGCTGAACGTGCTTCGAGTGGCCGCTGA